The following DNA comes from Spirulina major PCC 6313.
CTGGTGCGATCGGTATGGCCCCTGGTGCATAGCCCCAAAAACAACACCCATCGTGATCTGCACCATGATCATTAAAACAAGGGGCTTAGTCCCCTTGTTTTCCCATCTTCATCTTTGTATTGATCAACTCGCCTGATTGCCCACAACACCATGATTCAAAATGACATCTGGATTAAACAAAAAGCTGCCGAAGGATTAATTCAACCCTTTGAAGCCACTTTAATCCGCAAAGTCGATCAACTCCCTGTCATTTCCTACGGACTCAGTAGCTACGGCTATGATATCCGCCTCAGTCCCAACGAATTCCGCGTTTTTCGTCATATTCCCGGCACAGTTGTTGATCCGAAATATTTCAACCCCCACAACCTTGAACCGGTGGAATTACATCATGATAAAAACGGCAATTTTTTCATCCTCCCTGCCCATTCCTACGGCTTGGGCGTTGCCCTAGAAAAGATCAACGTTCCGGATTATATTTCCGTATTATGTATTGGAAAATCAACCTACGCACGTTGCGGAATCATTGCAAATCTTACCCCCGCTGAAGCCGGTTGGCGCGGACATTTAACCCTCGAATTCTCTAATTCTTCTAGTGCAGATTGCCGAATCTATGCAAATGAAGGAGTAGTACAGCTACTCTTTTTAGAGGGTGAAGAATGTGAAACGAGCTACAACAAACGTCAGGGAAAGTATCAAGATCAGCCCGAACAAGTGATTGTTTCACGGGTTTAGAGCGTAACTCCTATTCTTTCATCATTGTTTGAAATCCACAATAATTTCTAGATTGTACGCTTGGCATCATGGATAAATTTCGAATTGAATTACTCGCTGCAACACCTAACCCTCAGCAACTCATTTGGGCAGCGATGCACCAAGATTACAGCGAAGACTGTGTCTACGATCAGCAGGATAAATTCCCCAGCGAAGAAAAAGCAGGCGCATTAATTATCAAATATTTATTAGCAGGAAATAAGGGACATTTTGGCCCCCTTGAACATCCTCAAATCACCGTCAATGCTTGTGCATTTCCTCATTCTATGATGCAGCAGGTGCGGACTCATCGCGTCGGCATCAGTTTTGACTGTCAGTCAAATCGGTATACGGGGCAGCGCATTCTAGATGTGGTCACCGGAAAACGAACGGTTGAAGATGTGTTTTATCTGCGTCCGGTGGGGAATTATACGAACCGACAAGGGAAGAAGTATTTCTATTCCGAAGAACAGCGCAATACAGATTTAGAGTGGTGTTTTGCAGCGTGTCAG
Coding sequences within:
- the dcd gene encoding dCTP deaminase, giving the protein MIQNDIWIKQKAAEGLIQPFEATLIRKVDQLPVISYGLSSYGYDIRLSPNEFRVFRHIPGTVVDPKYFNPHNLEPVELHHDKNGNFFILPAHSYGLGVALEKINVPDYISVLCIGKSTYARCGIIANLTPAEAGWRGHLTLEFSNSSSADCRIYANEGVVQLLFLEGEECETSYNKRQGKYQDQPEQVIVSRV
- the thyX gene encoding FAD-dependent thymidylate synthase — encoded protein: MDKFRIELLAATPNPQQLIWAAMHQDYSEDCVYDQQDKFPSEEKAGALIIKYLLAGNKGHFGPLEHPQITVNACAFPHSMMQQVRTHRVGISFDCQSNRYTGQRILDVVTGKRTVEDVFYLRPVGNYTNRQGKKYFYSEEQRNTDLEWCFAACQRYADQLAAGMSEEHARGTIPFDVRQHFVLSCNVRSLMHLLDLRWKKDAQLEAQQFAELLFKQFEQWCPAIAQWYLENRAQKARLSP